Part of the Gammaproteobacteria bacterium genome, AGGACGACAAGTCTTTTCTTTATATGCGTACTGTTAATTTGGGGGAGTGCTGTAGGCATGAGGCTTAGTCTGGCTCGATTCCCTAACTGTGTGGGATAAACTTTAGCACGCACTCAAGTTAGCTCTCAACCAGTCTGCCAGCCCAGCCTGCTAAAACAAAGCCTTTTTTTCATGGATGAAAAAAGAGGAGCGTACAGGGACGTATTTACAGCGTGTTTGTTTTAGCGGGCTGGCAGACTGATTGAGAGCGTGAATTAGCACTTGATATAACCATTTGTAAATTTTTATCCCCTACAGAGAAAAAATTCAACGCAGTTTCAGCGAAGCGAGCCCGCACAATACCAACACAAACGTGATAATCCAAAAGCGTACTATTACTCGAGGTTCAGGCCAGCCTTTGAGTTCAAAATGATGGTGCAGTGGCGCCATTTTAAAAATGCGTCTGCCTGTAAGTTTAAAAGAAGTGACTTGAATGACTACGGACAAAGTTTCTACTACAAATATTCCGCCCATAATAAACAAGACCAATTCCTGTCTGACGATGACTGAGACAATGCCTAAGGAAGCGCCTAACCCTAGTGCGCCGACATCGCCCATAAAAACTTGTGCAGGATAAGTATTAAACCAGAGGAAACCTAAACCAGCGCCTACCAGGCTAGCACAAAATATAGCGGCTTCACCTGCGCCAGGGATGTAAGGAATGGTTAAATATTTGGAGAACTCAACATTACCGCTGAGATAGGCAAACACCCCAAGTGCTCCGCCCACTAAAACAGTAGGGAGTATAGCGAGGCCATCGAGGCCATCGGTCAAATTCACGGCATTACTGCTGCCAACGATCACAAAATAGCTGAAAAAAATATAAAAAATGCCAAGCTGTATGCTGGCATTTTTAAAGAAAGGAATTAGTAAGGAAGTATCTGCTGGCGTTTTTGCGGTAAAAAATAATATTAATGCAATGGCCAAACCCAATACCGATTGCGCTAGGTATTTCCAGCGTGCTCTGAGACCTGTTGAGCTTTTTACTCGCAGTTTAAGATAGTCATCTAACCAACCAATGGTACCAAAACCTAGCATCCCGAGTAGTAACAACCAAACATAACGATTGGCAAGATTACCCCATAATAATATGCTGGTGGCTATGGCAACTAAAATCAGCGTGCCGCCCATGGTTGGAGTGCCAGCCTTGGAAAGATGTGTTTGCGGTCCATCATTACGCACAACTTGACCTATTTGATAGCGAGTGAGTCTGGCTATCATCCAGGGGCCTAACCATAACGCGATGCTAAGCGCAGTGAGTGCTCCTAGAATGGAACGAAAAGTCAGGTATTGAAAAACGCGAAAACCTTCGTAGAAGTGTTGCAATAATTGAGTGAGCCAAAATAGCATGAAGTTAAAGACCATTAAGTGTTGATTGAGTTTAGGTATGAAAAAATATTCAAACCTAGTTGACAATTAAAGCTTCTACAACCCGCTCCATATGCATAGAACGTGAACCTTTAACTAAAACTGTCGTATTATCATTGAGATTCGTTTTTAAAGTTTGGATTAATGTCTCATGATCCTGAAAATGTTGACCTTGTGCGCCGAAGGCTTGTGTTGTTGCCTTGCTTAATTCACCAAAAGCAAAAACCCGTTCAATACCCAGGCGGCGTGCTTCTAGGCCTAATTCTTGATGATAATGCTGTTCTTGATTACCCAGTTCGCGCATATCGCCTAATACTAAAATTCTCTCGCCAGGTAGGTTAGCTAAGATTTCAATAGCAGCTTTAAACGACAGGGGATTAGCATTGTATGTGTCATCTATTAAGCGTGCACCATTGTAGGCGGAATATTCATTCAAACGTTTTTTAACGGCAATAACACCTTCAAGGCCGGCCTTTATCGCTGATAGGGGAGCATGTACTGCGCAGGCGGCACTGGCAGCGGCTAGGGCGTTAGCGACATTATGGCGGCCTAGCAGAGGGAGTTTGATAACAGTTTCACCTTGCGGGGTGATTAACGTGAAATGGGCTTTGCCGTTGGCGTCTAGTTGTATATTTTTCGCCATGATGTCGGCGTTTTTAGCTATGCTGAAATGCAGCATTTTTCGTGGAGTGACCAGGGTTTCCCAATAGGATGCATAAGTATCATCTGCATTGATAATGCCAACACCATCCGCTGTGAGCCCTTGAAAAATTTCACCTTTGGCGCGTGATACGCCTTTGACATCGCCTAATCCTTCCAAATGCGCAGCAGCGGCATTATTAATCAAGGCTACGGTGGGTCGAGCTATTTGGGTTAAGGCAGCGATTTCGCCAAAATGGTTAGTTCCCATTTCGATCACAGCATATTGGTGGCTAGGATTAAGTCGCATCAAAGTTAACGGCAGTCCAATATCATTATTAAAGCTGCTTTCGCTGAATAGCACTTCGCCACAGTGAGAAAGAATGCTGGCAATCATCGCTTTCACGGTAGTTTTTCCACAGCTGCCAGTGACGCCGATTAACGGAATGGAAAACTGTTGGCGGTGATGGGTGGCGAGTTGCCCTAAAGCGGTAATGGTATTGTTAACCAGAACATAGGGCAGCTGTGATTTGACGGGGTGTTGTACTAGTAATGCTGCCGCTTTCTGTTCTTCTGCTCTTGCTATGAAATCATGGCCATCAAAGTTAGCGCCTTTAATGGCAATAAACAATTCACCAGGCTGCAGTGTGCGGGTATCGGTGCTGACGCCATTAAAATCAACATCAGATCCTGTGAGTCGGCCTTGTATGAGAGAGGCGGTTTGGGATAGTTTCATAGGTTTTAAACCAAAATGTTAATAAATCAAATCTGCTTCAATTGCAGTTGCATTTGTACTTGCTCTGCATCATTGAAAGGAATTTTAATCGCGCCGACTTGCTGATAAGTTTCATGGCCTTTGCCGGCGATTAATATAACATCGCCAGTGTGCGCACAGTCAATGGCGTGGGCAATTGCCGTGTGGCGGTCGTGCTCTATTTCTGCTGCCCAGGGGCATAATAAACCTTCTATGATGTTTTCTGTAATCGCTGCTGGGTCTTCAAAGCGTGGGTTATCGTCGGTGATAATAATCTGATCGCTGAAACGTTCTGCGATTTGTCCCATTAATTTACGTTTACTAGGGTCACGATTACCGCCGCAGCCGAATACACACCATAATGTGCCGTGGCAATGTTCTCGCAATGCTAGTAGGGCTTTTTCCAATGCGTCAGGGGTGTGGGAATAATCGACGACGACTAAGGGTAGTTTGCCGCCGCCAAAGGTTTGCATTCTTCCTGGAACGCCAGGCAAGGTAGCTAAATAATGCAGGATATCAGGCAAAGGTATTCCCATCACGCCTAAAGTGCTGAGCACAGCCAATAAGTTACTTAGGTTAAAACGGCCTAGTAAATGTGTATGTAGTGCACCTTTGCCCCAAGGACTGGTAATTTGGGCACTCATACCGTGGCTAGTTAAGCGGATTTGACTGGCTTGGATACGTTTATTGACGATAGCTGAAGTTTCCAGG contains:
- the mraY gene encoding phospho-N-acetylmuramoyl-pentapeptide-transferase; this translates as MLFWLTQLLQHFYEGFRVFQYLTFRSILGALTALSIALWLGPWMIARLTRYQIGQVVRNDGPQTHLSKAGTPTMGGTLILVAIATSILLWGNLANRYVWLLLLGMLGFGTIGWLDDYLKLRVKSSTGLRARWKYLAQSVLGLAIALILFFTAKTPADTSLLIPFFKNASIQLGIFYIFFSYFVIVGSSNAVNLTDGLDGLAILPTVLVGGALGVFAYLSGNVEFSKYLTIPYIPGAGEAAIFCASLVGAGLGFLWFNTYPAQVFMGDVGALGLGASLGIVSVIVRQELVLFIMGGIFVVETLSVVIQVTSFKLTGRRIFKMAPLHHHFELKGWPEPRVIVRFWIITFVLVLCGLASLKLR
- the murF gene encoding UDP-N-acetylmuramoyl-tripeptide--D-alanyl-D-alanine ligase, with translation MKLSQTASLIQGRLTGSDVDFNGVSTDTRTLQPGELFIAIKGANFDGHDFIARAEEQKAAALLVQHPVKSQLPYVLVNNTITALGQLATHHRQQFSIPLIGVTGSCGKTTVKAMIASILSHCGEVLFSESSFNNDIGLPLTLMRLNPSHQYAVIEMGTNHFGEIAALTQIARPTVALINNAAAAHLEGLGDVKGVSRAKGEIFQGLTADGVGIINADDTYASYWETLVTPRKMLHFSIAKNADIMAKNIQLDANGKAHFTLITPQGETVIKLPLLGRHNVANALAAASAACAVHAPLSAIKAGLEGVIAVKKRLNEYSAYNGARLIDDTYNANPLSFKAAIEILANLPGERILVLGDMRELGNQEQHYHQELGLEARRLGIERVFAFGELSKATTQAFGAQGQHFQDHETLIQTLKTNLNDNTTVLVKGSRSMHMERVVEALIVN